Proteins from one uncultured Anaeromusa sp. genomic window:
- the fusA gene encoding elongation factor G — protein sequence MKEYQSDKLRSVSLISHGGAGKTSLAEAILFTAGAVTRLGRVDEGNSTTDYEPEEIKRKVTISTALAPCEWQGGKITFLDTPGYADFVADVKGALRAVDAAVVVLCAASGVEVDTEKVWRFAGSEGLPRLLFVNKMDRENADFAGAVAEIKEKLSQRAIPLFWPIGAEDEFSGIIDVLSGKAYLLIEGKLTEGPVPVALASVLEDVRQGALETIAETDDALLNKYLEGTELTSEELYGALQRGIAKAELFPIFCGSAQRNMGVQQLLDGITTYVPAGVQRSVLGTDPRNEEPVERVANDPFSALVFKTTADPFVGRLSFLRVFSGSLKPDSTLYNASKEKSERIGNIFTMRGKQQEQLTTAYAGDIVVVAKMQETATGDSLCSKEQPILFEPIEYPKAMYTVAIAAKNKGDEDKLGGALARMRDEDPTLRTSKTGEGGQLLLSGIGELHLDIMAERMKRKFGVEVVVKTPKIPYRETIRSTVKVEGKHKKQSGGHGQYGHVWLQLDPLPPGQNFEFVDSIFGGSVPRQYVPAVEKGVRDAMMGGVLAGFPLVDVKVTLYDGSYHTVDSSEMAFKVASGMALKKGVLQAKPVLLEPICNVEVKVPENCMGDVIGDLNSKRGRVLGMEPIGQGKSLVKAQAPQAELFRYAIDLRSMTQGRGSFDMEFSHYEEVPNKLAETLIASTKKEEPVT from the coding sequence GTGAAAGAGTATCAAAGCGACAAGCTCAGGAGTGTTAGCCTCATCTCACATGGCGGCGCAGGCAAGACGTCTCTGGCGGAAGCAATCCTATTCACCGCTGGTGCAGTAACTCGCCTGGGCCGCGTAGATGAGGGGAATTCCACCACTGATTATGAACCTGAGGAAATCAAGCGCAAAGTTACGATCAGCACTGCCTTGGCGCCTTGTGAGTGGCAGGGCGGGAAAATTACCTTTTTGGACACTCCTGGTTATGCAGATTTTGTTGCCGATGTGAAAGGCGCTCTTCGTGCGGTGGATGCAGCGGTAGTAGTTCTCTGTGCGGCATCCGGCGTGGAAGTGGACACGGAAAAAGTCTGGCGTTTTGCTGGCAGCGAAGGGTTGCCGAGATTGCTATTTGTTAATAAAATGGACCGCGAGAATGCAGATTTTGCAGGAGCGGTTGCGGAGATTAAAGAAAAACTTAGCCAACGGGCTATACCTTTATTTTGGCCTATAGGCGCTGAAGATGAATTTTCCGGCATCATCGATGTGTTGAGCGGCAAGGCTTATTTGCTTATAGAAGGCAAATTGACAGAAGGGCCAGTTCCTGTCGCATTGGCAAGCGTTCTTGAAGATGTACGGCAAGGGGCGCTGGAAACGATTGCCGAGACCGATGACGCCTTACTGAATAAATACCTGGAAGGTACCGAGTTGACGTCTGAAGAATTGTATGGAGCGTTGCAACGTGGCATCGCCAAAGCGGAGTTGTTTCCGATTTTTTGCGGTTCCGCGCAGCGCAACATGGGGGTACAGCAGCTTTTAGACGGTATCACCACGTATGTTCCTGCAGGAGTGCAGCGCAGCGTTTTGGGAACCGATCCGCGCAACGAGGAACCGGTAGAACGTGTGGCGAACGATCCGTTTTCGGCCTTAGTTTTTAAAACGACGGCCGATCCGTTTGTGGGTCGTTTAAGTTTTCTGCGCGTTTTTTCGGGTTCTTTGAAACCGGACAGCACTCTGTATAATGCAAGCAAGGAAAAAAGTGAACGCATTGGCAATATTTTCACCATGCGCGGCAAACAGCAAGAGCAACTGACCACGGCGTATGCCGGCGATATCGTAGTGGTGGCCAAGATGCAGGAAACGGCTACAGGGGACAGTCTGTGCAGTAAAGAACAGCCTATTTTATTCGAGCCTATCGAATATCCCAAGGCTATGTATACGGTAGCGATTGCGGCTAAGAACAAAGGAGATGAAGATAAGCTGGGGGGTGCGTTAGCCAGGATGCGCGACGAGGATCCTACCTTGCGCACCTCTAAAACCGGCGAAGGCGGTCAATTGCTTCTTAGCGGTATTGGCGAATTGCATTTAGATATTATGGCCGAGCGGATGAAACGGAAATTTGGCGTAGAGGTTGTGGTAAAAACGCCGAAAATTCCTTATCGGGAGACTATTCGCAGCACCGTAAAAGTGGAAGGAAAACATAAAAAACAAAGCGGCGGTCATGGGCAGTATGGTCATGTGTGGCTGCAATTAGATCCCTTGCCGCCGGGACAGAATTTTGAATTCGTTGATTCGATTTTTGGCGGCTCGGTGCCCCGGCAGTATGTTCCCGCAGTAGAAAAAGGCGTGCGCGACGCCATGATGGGCGGCGTATTGGCTGGCTTTCCTCTTGTGGATGTAAAAGTAACTTTGTATGATGGCTCGTATCATACAGTGGATTCTTCGGAAATGGCTTTTAAGGTAGCTAGCGGCATGGCTTTGAAAAAAGGCGTATTGCAGGCTAAGCCGGTTTTGTTGGAACCTATTTGCAATGTAGAAGTGAAGGTGCCGGAGAACTGCATGGGAGATGTGATCGGGGATTTGAACAGCAAACGCGGGCGCGTACTTGGCATGGAGCCAATTGGGCAAGGAAAAAGTCTAGTTAAGGCGCAGGCGCCGCAAGCGGAACTCTTCCGTTATGCCATCGATTTGCGTTCTATGACCCAGGGACGCGGCTCCTTTGATATGGAGTTCTCGCATTATGAAGAGGTTCCGAATAAGCTGGCGGAAACGTTGATTGCTTCCACGAAAAAAGAAGAACCAGTCACCTAA
- a CDS encoding metalloregulator ArsR/SmtB family transcription factor codes for MDANTKAYLDLAELLKALAHPLRLCIVRGLLRKGGCNVSHMQECLGAPQSTISQHLQKLRAAGIITGTRKGLEVQYQVSDPIVVQLIHVLFPDSK; via the coding sequence ATGGACGCAAATACAAAAGCCTATCTCGATCTAGCCGAGCTGTTAAAAGCGCTGGCTCACCCCTTGCGCCTATGCATAGTCCGTGGTCTGCTTCGAAAAGGCGGCTGCAACGTCTCGCATATGCAAGAATGCTTAGGAGCGCCGCAATCTACAATCTCGCAGCATCTCCAGAAATTGCGCGCCGCCGGTATTATCACAGGCACTCGCAAGGGCCTGGAAGTTCAATACCAAGTCAGCGACCCTATAGTAGTACAGCTTATCCATGTTTTATTCCCCGATTCCAAATAA
- the pgl gene encoding 6-phosphogluconolactonase — protein MKWHCLPEASLLFQEAVLQLETTIRCLLQKENRPLTLFLSGGSTPLSLYQQWLASSQLSPKEWEQIHFFWGDERMVPSQDSRSNAGSATRVFLDPLGIPPQNIHYYPATGSAASRSKRHEAYLRCFLNRLDSKGPDILLLGMGADGHTASLFPYSRSLRTQRWCVDAPSPIDATRRLTLTLPFLNRSSHIFLLVTGSAKHQLLRNWPHRPLPPAAVPAYALRQQNLHIFCDLPPHAWGTGIEQESRREPEGSNEDYVGNACI, from the coding sequence GTGAAGTGGCATTGCCTTCCAGAGGCATCGCTATTATTTCAAGAAGCGGTCCTGCAATTAGAAACAACAATCCGTTGCTTATTGCAAAAAGAAAACCGCCCGCTTACCCTCTTCTTATCCGGCGGTTCCACGCCGTTGTCTCTTTATCAGCAATGGCTGGCATCCTCGCAGCTTTCGCCGAAAGAATGGGAACAAATTCATTTTTTCTGGGGCGACGAGAGAATGGTGCCGTCCCAAGATTCACGTAGCAACGCAGGTTCAGCCACGCGCGTTTTCCTTGATCCCCTAGGAATTCCCCCCCAGAACATTCATTACTACCCCGCCACAGGCTCCGCCGCCAGCCGCTCCAAGCGGCATGAAGCATATCTTCGTTGCTTTTTAAACCGCCTGGATAGCAAGGGGCCTGATATTTTACTGCTCGGCATGGGCGCCGACGGTCACACTGCGTCTTTATTTCCCTACAGCCGCTCTCTACGCACGCAACGTTGGTGTGTTGATGCGCCATCCCCCATTGACGCCACAAGACGCTTAACCTTGACCTTGCCTTTTTTAAACCGCAGCAGTCACATTTTCCTCTTGGTCACAGGTTCCGCTAAACATCAGCTGTTGCGAAACTGGCCCCACCGCCCTCTGCCGCCTGCAGCCGTACCGGCATACGCTCTGCGGCAGCAGAATTTGCATATTTTTTGCGATTTGCCACCTCATGCTTGGGGTACGGGGATTGAACAAGAGTCGCGGCGAGAACCAGAAGGTTCGAATGAGGATTACGTCGGCAATGCTTGTATTTGA
- a CDS encoding cob(I)yrinic acid a,c-diamide adenosyltransferase encodes MSVYTKTGDKGTTALLSGERVDKDCLRVEAYGSVDEISSALGLARAQAVAEEVKETTLAVQKLLMLVMAEMASVDGAVYVKPEEVSKLEAAIDRFQAQLPPLSSFIIPGDTIAAAALDLARTVTRRAERQFVRLRRSEAASETIGIVLNRISDLCFVMARFEAEVAGK; translated from the coding sequence ATGAGCGTATATACGAAAACTGGGGACAAAGGTACGACGGCGCTTTTGAGCGGCGAGCGGGTGGATAAGGATTGTTTGCGCGTAGAGGCCTATGGCTCGGTTGACGAAATCAGCTCGGCTTTGGGTTTGGCGCGGGCGCAGGCGGTAGCGGAGGAAGTGAAGGAAACTACGCTGGCGGTGCAGAAGCTGCTCATGTTAGTGATGGCCGAAATGGCCAGCGTCGATGGCGCTGTCTATGTGAAACCGGAGGAAGTCAGTAAGCTGGAGGCGGCTATTGATCGTTTTCAAGCGCAGCTGCCGCCGTTGAGTTCTTTTATTATTCCTGGCGACACGATAGCCGCCGCCGCGCTGGATTTGGCGCGGACCGTTACGCGGCGGGCGGAGCGCCAGTTTGTGCGTTTGCGGCGCAGCGAAGCTGCATCGGAAACGATTGGTATTGTATTGAACCGGATTTCTGATTTATGCTTTGTGATGGCTCGCTTTGAAGCGGAAGTAGCCGGAAAATAG
- a CDS encoding pyridoxal phosphate-dependent aminotransferase, which produces MISKMYKDMLNARSVIREFAEYAGKRGAEIGYENVFDFSLGNPSVPAPKEFTEAMIRLLQNEPASKLHGYSPTLGNPQFKKAVAESLNKRFGMEYKAEHIFPTSGAAGALAHAARCVSGEGDEIITFAPFFPEYIPYINHMGSKLLVVPANTEDFQINFEKFEEVLSEKTSAILINTPNNPSGISYSAETLSRLASILKAKQEEYGHEIFILSDEPYREIVFDGKEAPYVSKFYDNTLSCYSFSKSLSLPGERIGYVAVNPTCKDAALMSLLCGQVSRGTGHNCPASLIQMAVAEVIDMTSDMAVYEKNMNLIYDKLVELGFTVVRPGGTFYIFPKALEEDASAFCKKALKYDLILVPGDSFGCPGFFRMAYCIDTEKVERALVALDKFVKTEYR; this is translated from the coding sequence TTGATTTCTAAGATGTATAAAGATATGTTGAATGCGCGTTCCGTTATTCGTGAATTTGCAGAGTATGCGGGAAAGCGTGGCGCTGAGATCGGCTATGAGAATGTATTTGATTTTAGTCTGGGCAATCCGTCGGTGCCGGCGCCGAAAGAGTTTACGGAAGCGATGATCCGGCTGTTGCAAAATGAACCGGCAAGCAAATTGCATGGCTACAGTCCTACTCTTGGAAATCCTCAGTTTAAAAAGGCGGTTGCCGAGTCTTTGAATAAGCGTTTTGGCATGGAGTATAAGGCGGAACATATTTTTCCCACCAGCGGCGCTGCGGGCGCGCTGGCTCATGCGGCGCGCTGCGTGAGCGGCGAAGGCGACGAGATCATTACCTTTGCTCCTTTTTTTCCGGAATATATTCCCTATATAAATCATATGGGTTCTAAGCTCCTTGTGGTACCGGCTAATACGGAAGACTTTCAGATTAATTTTGAAAAATTTGAGGAAGTGCTTTCGGAGAAAACATCGGCTATTTTGATTAATACACCTAACAATCCCTCGGGAATTTCTTATTCGGCCGAGACTCTTAGCCGATTGGCGTCTATTTTGAAAGCTAAGCAGGAAGAATACGGACATGAGATTTTTATTCTTTCCGATGAACCATATCGTGAAATCGTGTTTGACGGCAAAGAAGCGCCGTATGTTTCGAAATTCTACGATAATACCTTGTCCTGCTATTCTTTTTCCAAGTCCCTTTCGCTGCCTGGGGAACGCATTGGCTATGTAGCGGTCAATCCTACATGCAAGGACGCGGCATTGATGTCTCTGCTTTGCGGCCAAGTATCCAGAGGAACAGGGCATAATTGTCCGGCGTCTTTGATTCAAATGGCTGTAGCCGAAGTGATTGATATGACTTCTGATATGGCTGTCTATGAAAAAAACATGAATTTGATTTATGACAAACTGGTCGAACTGGGCTTCACTGTCGTCCGTCCGGGCGGGACCTTTTATATTTTCCCCAAAGCCTTGGAGGAGGATGCATCTGCTTTCTGCAAAAAAGCGCTAAAATACGATTTGATTTTGGTTCCCGGTGACAGCTTTGGCTGTCCTGGCTTCTTCCGTATGGCCTATTGCATTGATACGGAAAAAGTAGAACGGGCCTTGGTAGCTTTGGACAAATTTGTAAAAACAGAATATCGCTAA
- the ndk gene encoding nucleoside-diphosphate kinase, which translates to MEKTLVLLKPDAVRRGLCGAILSRFEQKGLQVAALRMLNFDEALVREHYQEHVEKAFFPELAAYILSGPVVAIVLAGPRAVEQVRRLVGATDPLQAGAGTIRGDYALNVTENAVHASDGPNSASVEIARFFPEYKKQEV; encoded by the coding sequence ATGGAAAAGACACTAGTGCTTTTAAAACCCGATGCGGTGCGGCGCGGGCTCTGCGGCGCTATTTTGAGCCGCTTTGAGCAAAAGGGTTTGCAAGTAGCGGCTCTGCGCATGCTGAACTTTGACGAAGCTTTAGTGCGGGAGCATTATCAGGAACATGTGGAAAAAGCGTTTTTTCCAGAGCTTGCCGCATACATTCTGTCAGGGCCGGTAGTGGCTATTGTTTTGGCGGGGCCGCGGGCCGTAGAACAAGTGCGGCGCCTTGTGGGCGCTACCGATCCGTTGCAAGCGGGAGCTGGGACAATTCGCGGCGATTATGCGTTAAATGTAACGGAAAACGCGGTGCATGCTTCTGATGGTCCGAACAGCGCTAGTGTAGAGATTGCGCGCTTTTTTCCAGAATATAAAAAACAGGAGGTATAG
- a CDS encoding gamma carbonic anhydrase family protein, translating into MSKNDTLEAFAGKTPQLGQNVFVANGARVIGDVTLEDNVNIWHNAVLRGDVHPIFIGANTNIQDNSTVHVMHDYPAIIGRDVTVGHNAIVHGCKVGNNCLIGMGAILLSYCEIGDNCIVAAGSLVPERKVIPPGSLVMGSPAKVVRSLTEEDIAALQTSAQSYVELAAKYMHSKE; encoded by the coding sequence ATGAGTAAAAACGATACGCTGGAAGCCTTTGCAGGCAAGACGCCTCAATTGGGCCAGAATGTGTTTGTGGCGAATGGCGCGCGGGTAATTGGGGATGTAACATTGGAAGACAATGTGAATATTTGGCACAATGCCGTGCTGCGAGGCGATGTGCACCCTATTTTTATTGGAGCCAATACCAATATTCAAGATAACAGTACCGTGCATGTTATGCATGATTATCCGGCCATTATTGGCCGGGATGTTACCGTAGGTCATAATGCGATTGTGCATGGCTGCAAGGTGGGGAATAATTGTCTTATCGGTATGGGCGCTATTTTGTTGAGCTATTGTGAGATTGGCGATAATTGTATAGTTGCTGCTGGTTCCTTGGTGCCGGAGCGAAAAGTGATTCCTCCTGGTTCATTGGTAATGGGCTCACCGGCTAAGGTGGTTCGTTCTCTGACAGAAGAAGATATTGCCGCTTTGCAGACGTCGGCTCAATCGTATGTAGAGTTGGCGGCAAAATATATGCATAGCAAGGAGTGA
- a CDS encoding CoA-disulfide reductase: MSKKVLIVGGVAGGASAAARLRRLDEQAEIILFERDEHISFANCGLPYYIGETIQERGNLLVQTPAAMQARFAIDVRVYSEVTAIDPAKKTVTVSSRDKGVYEENYDALVLSPGAKPIRPNLPGIDSPRIFSLRNIPDTDRIKEFVDREDSRRVVVIGGGFIGIEMAENLRERGLEVSLAEAAPHILAPFDSEMSMLAEKELQENGVHLYLNDGVASFETTDAGIIVALQSGTRLEADLVILAIGVTPDTAFLKSSGIQLGSRGHIIVDEHLRTNQPDIYAVGDAIEVIDFVNGKPTAIPLAGPANKQGRIAADNIAGIPSRFAGSQGTSILKVFNLTAAATGNNERTLQRTGQSYRTVYLHPNSHASYYPGALPLTMKLLFDDSGRILGAQAIGIDGVDKRIDVIAAVLRLKGTVADLTELELAYAPPYSSAKDPVNMIGFAAENILAGLTDVFTYEQLSSFDRSQSILLDVRTEAEFANGHLPGALNIPVDDLRQRLGELNKDKLILAYCQVGLRGYIASRILAQHGFRVKNMTGGYKTASVQLPNKPAAPCGVEIDTETQTVREVKAEQKKNHRSLNACGLSCPGPLMQVKTTLDGMAEEEILEITASDPGFSEDIRAWCHRTGNRLLELKKEKGIITATVQKGGVTASASAPSAAAKDNKTIVVFSGDLDKALASFVIANGAAAMGKKVTMFFTFWGLNILRKPEDVPVVKGFIDRMFGWMMPRGSTNLKLSNMHMLGMGTQLMRKVMKDKNIASLEDLMHAAQKAGIEIVACQMSMDVMGIQKEELLDGVKIGGVGYYLNEAEDANVNLFI, translated from the coding sequence ATGAGTAAAAAAGTTTTAATTGTTGGCGGCGTCGCCGGAGGCGCGTCCGCTGCCGCTCGTTTGCGCCGTTTAGACGAACAAGCGGAAATTATCCTTTTCGAACGGGATGAACATATTTCCTTCGCGAATTGCGGCCTGCCCTACTATATTGGCGAAACCATCCAGGAACGCGGCAATCTTTTGGTACAAACGCCGGCGGCTATGCAAGCCCGCTTCGCCATCGACGTTCGCGTTTATAGCGAAGTTACCGCCATTGACCCGGCCAAAAAGACAGTTACCGTCTCCAGCCGTGACAAAGGCGTCTATGAAGAAAACTATGACGCCCTCGTTCTTTCCCCCGGCGCCAAGCCGATACGCCCTAATCTCCCCGGTATCGACAGTCCTCGCATTTTCTCTTTGCGCAACATTCCAGACACGGATCGAATCAAAGAGTTCGTCGACCGCGAAGACAGCCGCCGCGTCGTCGTGATCGGCGGCGGGTTCATCGGCATCGAGATGGCGGAAAATTTACGCGAACGCGGCCTGGAAGTCAGCCTGGCGGAAGCAGCCCCGCACATTCTAGCGCCCTTCGACAGCGAAATGTCCATGCTGGCTGAAAAAGAGCTGCAGGAAAATGGCGTTCACCTGTATTTGAATGACGGCGTCGCCTCTTTTGAAACCACAGATGCAGGCATTATCGTGGCCCTGCAAAGCGGCACCCGTTTAGAAGCCGACTTGGTTATTTTGGCCATTGGCGTCACCCCGGATACAGCTTTTTTAAAAAGCAGCGGCATTCAACTAGGCTCGCGCGGACACATTATTGTCGATGAGCACCTGCGCACCAATCAACCTGACATTTACGCCGTCGGCGACGCCATCGAAGTCATTGATTTCGTCAACGGCAAGCCTACAGCCATTCCTTTGGCCGGTCCTGCTAATAAGCAAGGCCGCATCGCAGCCGACAATATCGCCGGCATCCCTAGCCGCTTTGCCGGCAGCCAGGGGACTTCCATCTTAAAAGTATTCAACCTCACTGCCGCCGCCACTGGCAATAACGAGCGCACTCTGCAGCGTACGGGCCAAAGCTATCGCACCGTGTATCTACACCCCAACTCGCATGCCTCCTACTACCCAGGCGCTCTGCCGTTGACGATGAAGCTGCTTTTTGACGACTCCGGCCGCATCTTGGGCGCCCAAGCCATAGGAATAGACGGCGTAGATAAACGCATCGACGTTATCGCCGCAGTGCTTCGCCTCAAAGGTACTGTAGCCGACCTGACCGAGCTGGAATTGGCTTATGCGCCACCTTATTCTTCCGCCAAAGACCCCGTCAACATGATTGGCTTTGCCGCAGAAAACATTCTCGCCGGTCTAACCGATGTCTTCACGTATGAGCAGCTTTCCTCCTTTGATCGCAGCCAATCCATCCTGCTCGACGTGCGCACCGAAGCGGAATTTGCCAATGGCCATCTTCCCGGCGCCTTGAATATTCCTGTTGACGACCTAAGGCAGCGTCTGGGAGAATTAAACAAGGACAAGCTGATCCTGGCCTATTGCCAAGTGGGTCTGCGCGGTTATATCGCTTCGCGCATTCTAGCCCAGCACGGCTTCCGCGTGAAAAACATGACAGGCGGCTATAAAACGGCCTCCGTACAGCTTCCTAATAAACCTGCCGCCCCTTGCGGCGTCGAAATTGATACGGAAACTCAAACCGTCCGCGAAGTAAAAGCGGAGCAAAAAAAAAACCATCGCTCCCTTAATGCCTGCGGACTCTCCTGCCCCGGCCCGCTGATGCAGGTCAAAACAACCTTGGACGGCATGGCCGAAGAAGAAATTTTAGAAATAACGGCTTCCGACCCTGGCTTTTCTGAAGATATCCGCGCCTGGTGCCACCGTACCGGCAATCGGCTCTTGGAATTAAAGAAAGAAAAAGGCATCATCACGGCAACCGTTCAAAAAGGCGGCGTGACCGCCTCCGCTTCTGCGCCTTCAGCAGCTGCCAAGGATAACAAAACCATCGTTGTCTTTAGCGGCGACCTGGATAAAGCCCTGGCCTCTTTCGTCATCGCCAACGGCGCGGCCGCCATGGGTAAAAAAGTGACCATGTTTTTCACCTTTTGGGGACTCAATATCTTGCGCAAGCCGGAAGACGTCCCTGTCGTTAAAGGCTTCATTGACCGCATGTTCGGCTGGATGATGCCTCGCGGCAGTACCAATTTGAAACTGTCCAACATGCACATGCTGGGCATGGGCACACAGCTTATGCGCAAAGTAATGAAAGATAAAAACATCGCCTCTTTGGAAGACTTAATGCACGCCGCCCAAAAAGCAGGTATTGAAATCGTCGCCTGCCAAATGTCTATGGACGTTATGGGCATCCAAAAAGAAGAATTGCTTGACGGCGTAAAAATCGGCGGCGTCGGCTACTACCTCAACGAAGCCGAAGATGCCAATGTCAATCTTTTCATCTAA
- a CDS encoding TIGR03905 family TSCPD domain-containing protein has product MERYIPQGVCPKEIQFNIENGTVKDVNFIGGCPGNLKAISTLIDGMPIVDVIAKFKGNICRNQTSCADQLAKALEERMLQNP; this is encoded by the coding sequence ATGGAACGCTATATTCCCCAAGGAGTTTGCCCTAAAGAAATACAATTCAACATCGAAAACGGCACTGTAAAAGACGTCAATTTCATCGGCGGCTGCCCTGGAAATCTCAAAGCCATCAGTACTTTGATTGACGGCATGCCGATTGTGGATGTTATTGCGAAATTTAAAGGAAATATCTGCCGCAACCAAACCTCCTGCGCTGACCAATTGGCCAAAGCGCTAGAGGAACGAATGCTTCAAAACCCCTAA
- a CDS encoding M42 family metallopeptidase, whose amino-acid sequence MEEKVQWLKQLSEADGVSGFEGEVKELLKEKLAGCSEISYDKTGSVLFRAHGGQGGPKIMLAAHMDEIGFLVKHITKEGFLKFTNLGGWWDHVMLGQRVMVLSSKGARIPGVVGSKPPHILSPEERKKLVDRKDMYIDVGAADEKEAKEIFGIRPGDPVVPQGEFAIMANPDFLIGKAWDNRVGCAIMAEVLLQLSKEKHPNEVYGAGTVQEEVGLRGAQTSAAAIKPDLAFIIDTCVAGDTPGVTPEQASTKLGQGVAVTFYDASMIPHTPLRNWVMEMAEKEKIPFQLGFSEGGGTDAGKVHLYGDGVPSLVLSVPTRYIHSHHGIIHRKDYESAVQLLCAALRKLDQKQYEELLER is encoded by the coding sequence ATGGAAGAGAAAGTGCAGTGGTTGAAACAGTTGTCGGAGGCGGATGGCGTATCTGGTTTTGAAGGCGAAGTAAAGGAACTGTTGAAGGAAAAATTGGCTGGATGCAGCGAGATTTCCTATGATAAAACAGGGAGCGTTCTTTTTCGAGCCCATGGAGGTCAAGGCGGTCCCAAGATTATGCTGGCGGCGCATATGGATGAAATTGGCTTTTTGGTAAAGCATATTACGAAAGAAGGCTTTTTGAAATTTACCAATCTGGGAGGTTGGTGGGATCATGTCATGCTGGGACAGCGGGTTATGGTGCTGTCCTCTAAAGGCGCTCGCATTCCCGGCGTGGTGGGCAGTAAACCGCCGCATATTTTAAGCCCTGAAGAACGAAAAAAGCTTGTAGATCGCAAGGATATGTATATTGATGTAGGCGCTGCTGATGAAAAAGAAGCCAAGGAAATCTTTGGCATTCGTCCGGGAGATCCGGTCGTGCCGCAGGGTGAATTTGCCATTATGGCTAACCCGGATTTTTTAATAGGCAAGGCTTGGGATAATCGGGTGGGCTGCGCTATTATGGCGGAAGTGCTTTTGCAGCTGAGCAAAGAGAAGCATCCCAATGAAGTTTATGGCGCTGGTACGGTTCAGGAAGAAGTGGGCTTGCGTGGCGCCCAGACGAGCGCTGCGGCTATTAAACCGGATCTCGCGTTTATCATTGATACCTGCGTAGCCGGAGACACGCCGGGGGTAACGCCGGAACAAGCATCGACTAAATTGGGGCAGGGCGTGGCGGTTACTTTTTATGACGCCTCCATGATCCCGCACACTCCATTGCGCAACTGGGTAATGGAGATGGCGGAAAAGGAGAAGATTCCCTTTCAGCTGGGCTTTTCCGAAGGGGGCGGTACTGATGCCGGCAAGGTACATCTCTATGGGGACGGCGTGCCTAGTTTGGTGTTGAGCGTACCGACGCGGTACATTCATAGTCACCATGGCATTATTCATCGCAAAGACTATGAGTCGGCGGTGCAATTGCTTTGCGCCGCACTGCGCAAGCTGGACCAGAAACAATATGAGGAGCTGTTAGAACGATGA